TTGGTGTTGGGGTTTCCTGCCCCTCTGTCTCCTGTGGAACCTAGCAGTTCTGTTATGTCCCCCAGCATCCTTGATGAATTGATACCCCTCTGGCACTTTTATTAGATATCACTTGGAAGTTGGTACACTAAACCGCTGGGTACTGGGGTCGCGTCCAGTCGTTTCTCTCCTTGTTGGCTCGAGAATGGGAACCTTCCTGGGCTTGGGAAGGGCTCCCGTTCTCGCTGCTGACTTCGGTTAGAAGTGAGATCCCCGCCCCTCCAGACGATTTTCTTTCGGTGGTCTGGCCTCCGCATGCCTGCCCGGCCGCACTCCCAGGGCCGTTGTCTTTGTCGCGGGGAGGCCTGAGACCACTGTCCCCTCCGTGCGTGGGGCCCTTGCTCCCCCTTGCGTTGGTTCAAAGAACAAGGTCATCTGGGCTTTTCTTGTCTGACCTTTAACCTGAGCCGTGGGGGTTGGGTCTGTCAGTCGCGGGCACACGCGATCGATGAGGACGTGCGCGACGACCGTTGGTAGGGGCGGTGGTGCGGGAGCGCCGGCTGCTCGGTGAGGACCCGGCAGTGAGGTCTCCGCTCGGGAGCTGGCCGCTGGGTGGGGCCGGGCTGGAGCCTGCGACCGAAGGGGCTGCGGGCTGGGATGAGGGGCCTGgagccgggggagggggggtggttCCGGCTCCATTGCCGATTCCTCCCTCCCGGAGAACCGCGGGCCGCACCTGACCCCACGGAGGAAAAAGCGCCGGGAGTGGGGGTTTCCCCGCTCTCCGACCCATGGTGTGGGTCAAACTTAAGGAAATTGTGGCAAATACTCCATTTGGGGGTGGTTTACAACCTCATCTGTAACATTATTTTCACGTTGCTGTGTGCATTTCCAGTGTATTGTATAATAAAGACATGGTCGCTTTTAGGGGAGATGTCTGAAAAACTGAGAAGATGCAGAAAGGAGCTGACTGCAGCCATTGACCGGGCCTTTGAAGGGCTCAGTCATTCCCAGGAGTGCTCAGGCATGCAGAGGCAGGAGCCGGACGCTGCGCCGCTTTCTTTCCCATTCCCCATGCACAGGCTCCTCTGCAGGAGGCACCCGCTGGCAGCCTGCTCCTCTGCGGCTCCTTTCTCTCCTGTCCCGTTTGCTCCTGGGAATGAGAGCCCTGCCTTTGCACCAAACCACGAACCCGTGAGTGCAAAGACACGTGCTCTATGCCCCAAAAGAAAACCTCTGACCAGCAAGGAAAACATATCGATGCATTCCTCGATTTTGGCACCTGAAAGACAGTTTTGGAGAGCGGCAGGAGATGGGGagaactggagaaaagacagtctaagGTGATTCCAATCTGAATAGTTTAATAGCTATAATTAGGGTTATCTCATATCTGAAAAAATTGTTGAAAATCCTAAATTGAATCCATAACACTACTCTTGCCTCCCCTCTGAAGCTCtaagactttatttggaaagtttgTAAACGTTCttcagaaagtgtgtgtgtgtgtgtgtgtgtgtgtgtgtgtgtgtgtgtgtgtgtttggtttgaGGGGGTCTTGGATGTCTAACCAGTCATGGAAACCACTCTGCAGTACCAAAAGGGGTAGTAAATGTTAAAGAACCTAGTTTTAAAAGTCATCTTATTTTTTGTACTGCAGAAACACATATCTTAATTccagtgtttttttccccaaactgggGAGAGGCGGATCAATGGCTGGGCCCTGACTTCACCCTTGCTTCTGCTCCCCTTCCTCACCCCAGAGCTTTTTAGGCTTTCCCTGGGATAAGGTCTTCCCTAGACCTTTTCTTCTCCCAGGTAGCTGCAAACTGCCTCATCCTAGGCACCTTGATTTGAAGCAAGGAGGACCATATGCGCTGAAACTTCAAGGTTCTACCATCTTGGTTGCTCTGTAGTCAGAGACTGAAGAAGCCGTTTAATCATTTCAGTTCTACAAATATTTGTGCTCATGTTCACAAACATTAATGGGCATTATGATGCTTTTAGTCAACTTCACTGATTAAGTGGTTCCCAGTCATCCTCTAATCACAGCATAAATGACAATTTAAAGTACAAGTGTTTGTCTTTAAGATTAT
The DNA window shown above is from Phocoena phocoena chromosome 10, mPhoPho1.1, whole genome shotgun sequence and carries:
- the C10H3orf62 gene encoding uncharacterized protein C3orf62 homolog; protein product: MSEKLRRCRKELTAAIDRAFEGLSHSQECSGMQRQEPDAAPLSFPFPMHRLLCRRHPLAACSSAAPFSPVPFAPGNESPAFAPNHEPVSAKTRALCPKRKPLTSKENISMHSSILAPERQFWRAAGDGENWRKDSLRKDMEKDLKVKSNMPLSSSSQEVTKDLLDMIDHTGIQTIEELAGKLEFENELNRVCGCCEDSPFKAEAWALLVDESPQEASDADPGGLKQAFYDHNIVETVLDLEEDYNLLTSFKYRIE